A single region of the Parasedimentitalea psychrophila genome encodes:
- the rfbD gene encoding dTDP-4-dehydrorhamnose reductase, with protein sequence MSILVFGKTGQVARELAAFDDVTCLDRAAADLSDPAACAEVIRQAQPQAVINAAAYTAVDKAEDDEALATVINGDAPGAMAQACAGLGVPFVSISTDYVFDGSGTRPWHPSDVPAPMNAYGRSKLVGEQRVAGAGGAYAILRTSWVVSAHGNNFVKTMLRLGAERDGLSIVADQIGAPTMARDIAAACIAMAQQLGDDPARAGIYHFSAAPQCSWADLAREIFAQADMPCVVTDIASADYPTPARRPLNSRLDCALLGSVFGIPRPDWRQGLSDILKDLEAGA encoded by the coding sequence ATGAGCATTCTGGTCTTTGGCAAAACGGGGCAGGTGGCGCGGGAACTGGCGGCGTTTGACGATGTGACCTGTCTGGATCGGGCGGCGGCGGACCTGTCTGATCCTGCCGCCTGCGCCGAGGTGATCCGGCAGGCCCAGCCGCAGGCTGTGATCAATGCGGCCGCCTATACGGCGGTGGACAAGGCCGAAGACGACGAGGCGCTGGCGACCGTGATCAACGGCGATGCCCCCGGCGCCATGGCGCAGGCCTGCGCCGGTCTCGGCGTGCCCTTTGTCTCGATCTCGACGGATTACGTGTTTGACGGCAGCGGCACCCGGCCCTGGCATCCCTCGGATGTCCCTGCACCAATGAATGCCTATGGGCGCTCCAAACTGGTGGGCGAACAACGGGTCGCCGGGGCAGGGGGGGCTTATGCGATCTTACGCACCTCTTGGGTGGTCTCGGCGCATGGCAATAATTTTGTCAAAACCATGCTGCGACTGGGGGCGGAGCGCGATGGCTTGAGCATTGTGGCAGATCAGATCGGTGCCCCCACCATGGCGCGTGATATCGCCGCCGCCTGCATCGCGATGGCGCAGCAGCTGGGGGACGATCCGGCCCGCGCGGGGATCTATCATTTCAGCGCCGCACCACAGTGCAGCTGGGCCGATTTGGCCCGCGAGATCTTTGCCCAGGCTGATATGCCTTGCGTGGTCACGGATATCGCCAGCGCCGATTATCCCACCCCGGCGCGGCGACCGCTGAACTCAAGGCTGGATTGCGCCTTGTTAGGGTCTGTTTTTGGAATCCCACGCCCGGATTGGCGGCAGGGATTAAGTGATATTTTAAAAGATTTGGAGGCCGGCGCATGA
- the rfbA gene encoding glucose-1-phosphate thymidylyltransferase RfbA: MSARKGIILAGGSGTRLYPITMGVSKQLLPIYDKPMIYYPISVLMLAGIREICMITTPQDRGQFERSLGDGSQWGISLGYVEQPSPDGLAQAYILAEEFLAGAPSALVLGDNIFFGHGLPERLAAADAQDTGGTVFGYHVADPERYGVVDFDADGKARQIIEKPEVPPSNYAVTGLYFLDGTASARARQVTPSPRGELEITDLLQMYLNDGQLRVETMGRGYAWLDTGTHASLLDAGNFVRTLENRQGLQTGCLEEIAFDQGWISRADLAARAELFAKNGYGAYLSGLLK; encoded by the coding sequence ATGAGTGCGAGAAAAGGCATTATTCTGGCCGGAGGATCCGGCACCCGGCTCTATCCGATCACCATGGGCGTCTCCAAGCAACTGCTGCCGATCTATGATAAGCCGATGATCTATTACCCGATCTCGGTGCTGATGCTGGCCGGCATCCGCGAGATCTGCATGATCACCACACCGCAGGACCGCGGCCAGTTTGAGCGCAGTCTCGGCGACGGCAGCCAATGGGGCATCTCGCTGGGCTATGTGGAACAGCCCAGCCCCGATGGGCTGGCGCAGGCCTATATTCTGGCCGAGGAATTTCTTGCCGGGGCGCCTTCGGCGCTGGTGCTGGGCGACAATATCTTCTTTGGTCACGGACTGCCCGAGCGGCTGGCGGCGGCGGATGCGCAAGATACGGGCGGCACCGTGTTTGGCTATCACGTGGCCGACCCGGAACGCTACGGGGTGGTGGATTTTGACGCCGATGGCAAGGCACGCCAGATCATCGAGAAGCCAGAGGTGCCGCCGTCGAACTATGCGGTGACGGGCTTGTATTTCCTCGATGGCACAGCGTCGGCGCGGGCGCGTCAGGTCACACCCTCGCCGCGCGGCGAGCTGGAGATCACCGATCTGTTGCAGATGTATCTGAATGACGGCCAGCTGCGGGTGGAAACCATGGGGCGCGGCTATGCCTGGCTCGACACCGGCACCCATGCCAGCCTGCTGGATGCGGGCAATTTCGTGCGCACCCTGGAGAACCGTCAGGGCTTGCAGACCGGCTGCTTGGAGGAAATCGCCTTTGATCAGGGCTGGATCAGCCGCGCCGACCTGGCGGCCCGGGCCGAGCTGTTTGCCAAAAATGGCTATGGCGCCTATCTGTCTGGGTTGCTGAAGTAA
- the rfbB gene encoding dTDP-glucose 4,6-dehydratase produces the protein MKILITGGAGFIGSAVVRRAIAAGHAVTNLDALTYAACLDNVASVADSPNYAFEQADIRDRAALDRIFATHQPDAVMHLAAESHVDRSIDGPGTFIETNITGSFNMLEAARKYWAESGKPDDFRFHHVSTDEVYGSLPNDPEVRFTEDSPYDPRSPYSASKAASDHLLRAWGETYGLPVLLSNCSNNYGPFHFPEKLVPVVILNALAGKALPIYGDGSNIRDWLYVEDHAEALLCVLQKGAVGRSYNIGGDNERSNLDLVQTLCEILDEKQPRGDGASYKDQITYVTDRPGHDARYAIDPSRIRDELGWRPSVTVEQGLEKTVQWYLDNEAWWRALQTRDGVGERLGVKA, from the coding sequence ATGAAAATCCTGATCACCGGCGGCGCTGGCTTCATCGGGTCCGCAGTGGTGCGGCGCGCCATTGCGGCCGGTCACGCTGTGACCAATCTGGATGCGCTGACCTATGCCGCCTGTCTCGACAATGTCGCCTCGGTGGCCGACAGCCCAAATTATGCCTTTGAACAGGCCGACATCCGCGACCGCGCCGCGCTGGACCGTATCTTTGCGACGCATCAGCCTGATGCGGTGATGCATCTGGCGGCGGAAAGCCATGTGGACCGCTCGATCGATGGGCCCGGCACCTTCATCGAGACCAATATCACCGGCAGTTTTAATATGCTGGAGGCTGCGCGCAAATACTGGGCCGAGAGCGGCAAGCCCGACGATTTCCGCTTTCATCATGTCTCGACGGACGAGGTCTATGGCAGCCTGCCCAATGACCCAGAGGTGCGGTTCACCGAAGACAGCCCATACGACCCGCGCTCGCCCTATTCCGCCTCGAAGGCCGCCAGCGACCATCTGCTGCGGGCCTGGGGCGAGACCTACGGGCTGCCGGTGCTGCTGAGCAATTGCTCCAACAACTACGGCCCCTTCCATTTTCCCGAGAAACTGGTGCCGGTGGTGATCCTCAATGCGCTGGCCGGTAAGGCACTGCCGATCTACGGCGATGGCAGCAATATCCGTGACTGGCTTTATGTCGAGGATCACGCCGAGGCGCTGCTCTGCGTGCTGCAAAAGGGCGCAGTGGGGCGCAGTTATAATATCGGCGGCGACAACGAACGGTCGAACCTCGACTTGGTGCAGACGCTCTGTGAAATCCTGGATGAGAAGCAACCGCGCGGGGATGGGGCGTCCTACAAGGACCAGATCACTTATGTCACCGACCGCCCCGGCCATGATGCGCGTTATGCCATCGATCCTTCGCGCATCCGCGACGAGCTGGGCTGGCGGCCCAGCGTCACGGTTGAGCAAGGGCTGGAGAAGACGGTGCAGTGGTATCTCGACAACGAAGCCTGGTGGCGCGCGCTGCAGACCCGCGATGGGGTCGGCGAGCGTTTGGGCGTAAAGGCATGA